A genomic segment from Phragmites australis chromosome 6, lpPhrAust1.1, whole genome shotgun sequence encodes:
- the LOC133920687 gene encoding protein GLUTAMINE DUMPER 2-like: protein MWPAGAEHPMAMGHGPAASSPSSSATFRAPHSPWQSPVPYLFGGLAAMLGLIALSLLALACSYWKLSGSLATGEPDDLDHQAGTGSRSGDGGEKGSAAGKAGRAGDQWREHVVVIMAGDERPTFLATPASGRADEAASRCGGISEEGVCVECGASAPSASSVDDELRRSERGGLSGSSVISRT, encoded by the coding sequence ATGTGGCCTGCCGGCGCCGAGCACCCCATGGCCATGGGCCACGGCCCGGCGGCATCGTCGCCGAGCTCGAGCGCGACGTTTCGGGCGCCGCACTCTCCGTGGCAGTCGCCGGTGCCGTACCTCTTCGGCGGGCTCGCCGCGATGCTGGGGCTCATCGCGCTGTCGCTGCTCGCCCTGGCCTGCTCCTACTGGAAGCTCTCCGGCAGCCTCGCCACCGGAGAGCCGGACGACCTCGACCACCAGGCAGGCACGGGGAGCCggagcggcgacggcggcgagaaGGGCTCGGCGGCAGGCAAGGCCGGGCGGGCCGGGGATCAGTGGCGGGAGCACGTGGTGGTCATCATGGCCGGCGACGAGAGGCCGACGTTCCTGGCCACGCCGGCTTCTGGCCGAGCCGACGAAGCGGCTTCGAGGTGCGGTGGCATCTCAGAGGAGGGGGTGTGCGTGGAGTGCGGGGCGAGCGCGCCGTCGGCTAGCTCGGTCGACGACGAGCTGCGCCGAAGTGAGCGCGGTGGTCTTAGTGGTAGTTCTGTAATTAGTAGGACATGA
- the LOC133922558 gene encoding zinc finger protein CONSTANS-LIKE 5-like gives MMEVGLGQYWGVGGRRCGACAGSPAAVHCRTCAGGAGAYLCTGCEAGHARAGHERVWVCEVCERAPAAVTCRADAAALCAACDADIHDANPLARRHERVPVQPIGAVPAAADALLFGAAAGDDGVGGKDATAGMLSAVDAKDAKLDFLFADFMDPFLGPELARFPHADSVVPNNGSSGGAVELDFDGAVAAKPSYGSYTASSLGHSGSSSEIGLVPDAICGRAGSVTCGVIELDFAQSKAAYLPYAATPSHSVSSVDAGAVPERSDGFMSGRVATPATAESREARLMRYREKRKNRRFEKTIRYASRKAYAESRPRVKGRFARRADDHDADADATDIISAAAAPPPPPYAYMLDFAGYRVVPTF, from the exons ATGATGGAGGTGGGGCTGGGGCAGTACTGGGGGGTCGGGGGGCGGCGGTGCGGGGCGTGCGCGGggtcgccggcggcggtgcaCTGCCGGACGTGCGCTGGTGGGGCAGGGGCGTACCTGTGCACGGGGTGCGAAGCGGGCCACGCGCGGGCGGGGCACGAGAGGGTGTGGGTCTGCGAGGTGTGCGAGCGCGCGCCGGCCGCGGTCACGTGCCGGGCCGACGCCGCTGCGCTCTGCGCCGCGTGCGACGCCGACATCCACGACGCCAACCCGCTGGCGCGGCGCCACGAGCGGGTGCCCGTGCAGCCCATCGGCGCCGTGCCTGCCGCGGCCGATGCGCTGCTGTTCGGCGCCGCGGCGGGGGATGATGGCGTCGGCGGGAAGGACGCCACGGCCGGGATGCTTAGCGCGGTCGACGCCAAGGACGCGAAGCTGGACTTCCTGTTCGCTGACTTCATGGACCCTTTCCTCGGCCCCGAGCTTGCGCGCTTCCCGCACGCTGACAGCGTGGTGCCCAACAACGGATCCAGCGGCGGCGCAGTGGAGCTGGACTTCGATGGCGCCGTCGCCGCCAAGCCGTCCTACGGCTCCTACACGGCGTCGTCGCTCGGCCACAGC GGCTCGTCGTCGGAGATCGGCCTGGTGCCGGACGCGATCTGCGGCCGCGCCGGGAGCGTGACCTGCGGCGTCATCGAGCTCGACTTCGCACAGTCCAAGGCGGCCTACCTGCCGTACGCCGCAACTCCTAGCCACAGC GTGTCGTCTGTGGATGCGGGGGCGGTGCCGGAGCGCAGCGACGGCTTCATGAGCGGCAGGGTCGCGACGCCGGCGACCGCGGAGAGCAGGGAGGCGCGGCTGATGCGGTACCGCGAGAAGCGGAAGAACCGGCGGTTCGAGAAGACCATCCGGTACGCGTCCCGGAAGGCGTACGCCGAATCGCGGCCGCGCGTCAAGGGCCGCTTCGCCAGGCGCGCGGACGAccacgacgccgacgccgatgcCACCGACATCATcagcgcggccgccgcgccgccgccgccgccctacGCCTACATGCTCGACTTCGCCGGCTACCGCGTCGTGCCCACCTTCTGA